The window CAAGCTCAATATTCTTTGCCTTGAGAGCAGCCATGAGCCTGCCGTACGTCGTGCCCTCTTGGCGAGCGGCTGCGTTAATCCGGGTAATCCACAGGCTGCGGAGGTCTCGTTTTTTATTGCGTCGATCACGATAGGCATATTGCAGAGCTCTAATTACCCCCTGCTTCGCTAAGCGAAAGCTACGAGTTCGATTGTGCTGCATGCCTTTAGCGGCTTTCAGAATTTTCTTGTGCTTTGCGTGTCCAGGGACGCCTCGTTTTACCCTCATAGATTAAACTCCCATTGCCCGTCGGGCATTCTTTGCCATCGAGCCTGTTACTTTCGCTGTTGTATTAATCGCCCGCTTACGGCTTTTTGACTTCTTGGCTAAGAAGTGACCGCCAAATGCACGTTGACGAGTTAACTTGCCAGAGCTCGTTAACTTAATGCGCTTTGCGGTACCTTTGTGGGTCTTTAGTTTTGGCATTATTTACTCCTTATTACCACACTCAGATTGCGACCAGCCATCTGAGGTTTTTGTTCTAGAATTGCCTCTTCCTCAAGCTGATCAGTGATTTTTTGGATCAATTCGTAACCGATTTCTTTATGCGCCATCTCGCGACCTTTATAGACGACTTGGATACGGACCTTGTGTCCATTGGCGAGAAAATCTCGTATTTTGCGCAGCTTGACTTCGAGATCGCCAGCGCCAATCTTCAGGCCAAAGCGCATTTGCTTGAGATCGCCGACTTTTGCCGCGCGCTTGTTGCGCTGCTGGTCTTTGATCTTCTGATATTGGAACTTGCCCCAGTCAATAATCTTGGCGACTGGTGGATTGGCATTTGGTGATATTTCAACGAGATCAAGTCCCGCATCCTCCGCCGCTTGAAGGGCGTCGCGCAGGGGCATTATCCCCAGCTGTTCACCGTCAGAACCAACAACGCGCAGTTCCCGAGCACGGATCGCTCCGTTGATACGAATTGATTTATTAATCTCCTAGCTCTCCTTTTGAAGCAATTTTAGATTAATTTCATCAGTCATTGTATCAGGTATAGGGGTCGATTTCAAGCACTAGGTCGGGATAATCTGTCGGTATTGTAGGCTTTCGGCGACATGAGGAATGGTTATTTCTAGTGATGACTCAAGATCAGCGATAGTGCGAGCAACCTTGATAACTTTGAAATAGCCACGAGCGCTTAGGTCAAGCTTTTTGGCGGCTGTAAGGAGAAATTGCTTGGCCTCAATCGTTAGGGCAGTTATTTTATCAACACTACTGCCATCTATATCAGCGTTGTATTTATTACTATTACCGTATCTGTTAGTTTGTAGTGTACGAGCTACCTTAATCATAGTTTCAAACTGTTTTTGTTGTGAATCCGACGATGACTTACGGGACAACAAATCTTCATGTGCGACGCGGGAAACGTTGATTGTTAGATCAATACGATCAAGGAGCGGGCCGGATAATCGTTTCTGATAGTTCAAGATTTGGGTCGATGAGCAACGGCAACTTTTTTCTGGATCGCCCAGATAACCACATGGACAAGGGTTCATCGTGGCAACTAACATAAAATTGGCGGGGTAGTAGTATTTACCTTGGGCGCGGGAAATTGTGATCTGCTTATCCTCAAGCGGCTGACGAAGCGATTCCAATGTCGTTCGTGGATATTCTAATAATTCGTCTAAGAACAGTGTGCCGTGGTGCGCGAGGCTAATTTCGCCGGGCGTGGCCTTTGCGCCACCACCAATCATTGATATGCGGCTTGCGGTGTGGTGTGGTGTGCGAAACGGTCGGTCGGTAACGATATCATGACTAACTTGATTGCCGTCAAGATTGTGGAGTTTCGTTACTTCGATAATCTCAACGTCAGATAGCGGCGGCAGGAGTGAATTGAGTGCGCGTGCTAGCATGGTCTTGCCGGATCCCGGTGGTCCGGACAGCAAAATATTGTGCCTACCCGCGACGGCAATGGCGACAGCTCGCTTGGCCTGCTCTTGTCCGCGGATGTCATCAATGATGATGCCGCGTTTCTTTTGGCGATATTGCTGCTTTGTTTTTACTGCGGGTTGGATGAGTTTTTCTTGTTTGAGGTGGAGGAATAATTCCGTTAGATTATTGATGGTGATAATAGTAATGTCGGGGATGAGCAGGGCTTGTTCGCTGTTGGAGGCCGGTAGGTATATGGTTGAGATACCGTGTTGTTTGGCGGTTTCGGCGATGGTGATGGCCGAGCGAATGGGGCGAAGACTACCATCGAGTGCCAATTCACCAGCAAATAGCGCTCCCTCTAGGGCGGTTTGAGGAAGTTGTTTGCCGAGACAGAGAATTGCGAGGGCTATTGGTAGGTCAAATTGCGTACCGTCTTTTGGTAGTTCCGCCGGGGCGAGATTGATGGTAATTTTACCTTTTGGAAAATCAAGTAGCGAGTTCTTGATGGCGCTGCGAACGCGATCACGCGATTCATCGATTGCTTTGTTGCCAAGTCCGACGATTTGTAGTCCAGGTAGTCCTCGTGATATGTCGCCTTCAATTTCAATAAGCTGACCGTGAAAGCCATATGGCGTCGCTGAAACTACCTTGCTAACCATATACCTAGTAAAGCATAGATGGCTAGACTTGAAAAGGGAAGGTTGCTATAATTAAGGTGGGTTAATGGGGCTGATATAGCTTTCGACAATTGGACTTTATCAAGATATTCTGCGAGCCGACGATACGCGTAACGTATGTTTTAGTTGCAAAGTCTAAACTTGCAGGTGCATTTGCTAGCCTGAAGAGTGTTTTCACTCCGATGGCTGCTGCGCCAGTCGCTGCTTAATTTAAGCGACCGTCCTTGCTTTGCGGC is drawn from Candidatus Saccharibacteria bacterium oral taxon 488 and contains these coding sequences:
- a CDS encoding ATP-binding protein, with the protein product MVSKVVSATPYGFHGQLIEIEGDISRGLPGLQIVGLGNKAIDESRDRVRSAIKNSLLDFPKGKITINLAPAELPKDGTQFDLPIALAILCLGKQLPQTALEGALFAGELALDGSLRPIRSAITIAETAKQHGISTIYLPASNSEQALLIPDITIITINNLTELFLHLKQEKLIQPAVKTKQQYRQKKRGIIIDDIRGQEQAKRAVAIAVAGRHNILLSGPPGSGKTMLARALNSLLPPLSDVEIIEVTKLHNLDGNQVSHDIVTDRPFRTPHHTASRISMIGGGAKATPGEISLAHHGTLFLDELLEYPRTTLESLRQPLEDKQITISRAQGKYYYPANFMLVATMNPCPCGYLGDPEKSCRCSSTQILNYQKRLSGPLLDRIDLTINVSRVAHEDLLSRKSSSDSQQKQFETMIKVARTLQTNRYGNSNKYNADIDGSSVDKITALTIEAKQFLLTAAKKLDLSARGYFKVIKVARTIADLESSLEITIPHVAESLQYRQIIPT
- a CDS encoding translation initiation factor IF-3, encoding MRINGAIRARELRVVGSDGEQLGIMPLRDALQAAEDAGLDLVEISPNANPPVAKIIDWGKFQYQKIKDQQRNKRAAKVGDLKQMRFGLKIGAGDLEVKLRKIRDFLANGHKVRIQVVYKGREMAHKEIGYELIQKITDQLEEEAILEQKPQMAGRNLSVVIRSK
- the rpmI gene encoding 50S ribosomal protein L35, translated to MPKLKTHKGTAKRIKLTSSGKLTRQRAFGGHFLAKKSKSRKRAINTTAKVTGSMAKNARRAMGV
- the rplT gene encoding 50S ribosomal protein L20 encodes the protein MRVKRGVPGHAKHKKILKAAKGMQHNRTRSFRLAKQGVIRALQYAYRDRRNKKRDLRSLWITRINAAARQEGTTYGRLMAALKAKNIELDRKVLAELAVNEPTAFTAIVKAAL